In Tachysurus fulvidraco isolate hzauxx_2018 chromosome 25, HZAU_PFXX_2.0, whole genome shotgun sequence, the following proteins share a genomic window:
- the epb41b gene encoding protein 4.1b isoform X4, which produces MTALRCRVILLDGAVIERDLEKKAVGQVLFNEVCEYLNLLERDYFGLAAWDSSNNKVWLEFSKPVHKQIISHDTTFTFSVKLYPPDPSLLAEDITRYLLCLQLRADILASRLPCPSDILAVLGSYTVQAEFGDYNPELHRKEFFSNIPLAPNQTPELEEDVAELHQTLKSMSPAEADQGFLQNVKTLHMYGVHLHPAKDASGGDVMLGVCAEGLVVYEDEENTQSFSWPTVLNISYKRSNFQARIFHSEDASENTIKFTLPSYRACKCLWKIAVEHHGFFRNLKDLAKAPLQLGSRNEESLEVSTTIKRAAPRFARSTIKRKAKESFRVDMKRPNRTEFVDWFQLLSSDETWPAYSPDKYQVTAGETLAYKEREEVDELDNEWFQLLGGRSFPTQHPYSSLSSDSDILESDKFQVWKLQADDWFVLLEPHTYQPGVRHWKTQLLSFQSSQAEEQTEELEYIKGNSEKSINIVWKRNEDDAVTEQHEELEMERNLSPDVVGKNLELETRGSEQIVKVMREMMEGEVDGEELQTVVMYEQRRQVVESYAGQPQEAFVEQRIRTEHELMLKPGEVVSEENIEELEETLQEVESVERTLQDIERLKGKLQEVELLEQKLQEVQQAGRQLGENDDWYILLENKLMASSAPVRLLGVETSEKKLQKKPEQGDRGDWYLMLDRKPLVVSSANAGLATDTTERKAELSQWTEEKLQRANILTSVQMKDDWYNLLDLLPRPTQTTQPALPPSVETVQSSWVNVVEEHKNLDEESKWREERTIYVEETHPILPVQREEQTQKQVDDDRFIQLYVPPKEAAVDVHKETREEEVQLIKPQVKTIIIEEERREMLETAHEVVHMNPIPFEKRDVPAGLTMDTTERKAEMSQWTEEKLQGANTLTSVQMKDDWYTLLDLLPQPTQTTQPALPQSVETVQSSWVNVVEEHKNLDEESKWREERTIYVGETQPILPVQREEQTQKQVDDDWFVQLYVPPKEAGKQTAVDVHKETREEEVQLIKPQVKTIIIEEERREMLETAHEVVHMNPIPFEKRDVPAGLTMDTTERKAEMSQWTEEKLQGANTLTSVQMKDDWYILLDLLPRPTQTTKPALLNTTEQKAEITQWIEGELQRANTLPPVQMKDDWDNFLDLPTRPTQTTQTELPPSGTTKTTPAVDVHKETREEEVQLIKKQVKMMKSEEERREMQETSHEVIQMKPIPFEKRDVSSGATFYTTEQRAEIRPWIGEELQRANTLPPVQMKDDWYILLDFLPRPTQTTQPALTPSGTTITTPDVASLIPRQTVTIKEKEVTFVKKPMIINEKQVIVGRVEKKIPATMHKDEDNWFVLFTPEQIEKKVIATAGVSDTWVLEEKRLREVQKGQLRKDVKRSHVVEDKRLHPYVPGPKAEKRHQEVIDDWFLLLEPVSKISVNIYKRAEEDQRRKDELFKKQALAEDRRKVAGFIHPSVPVIPLTPADQPMTSTPTAQSVRITRPTYQEESLKRLEITQEITQDIKQESKVESESIIKRKKREKRIEGESIYIRHSILMLEDSDVTQEIVLNHHASVSELKRIFMEDMPVFGPTEWDRRLSTYTPVIYPKLSIGELFNGIDIMGAEGLSAM; this is translated from the exons ATGACAGCGCTTCGTTGCCGAGTTATACTTTTGGACGGCGCTGTCATTGAGCGCGACTTAGAG AAAAAAGCAGTTGGTCAGGTTCTGTTTAATGAAGTCTGTGAGTATCTCAATCTTCTAGAGAGGGACTATTTTGGCCTGGCAGCATGGGATTCATCTAACAATAAG GTGTGGTTGGAATTTTCCAAACCGGTTCACAAGCAGATCATAA GTCATGatactacatttacattcagtGTCAAGCTCTACCCACCTGACCCTTCTTTACTGGCTGAGGACATAACGAG ATACTTACTGTGCCTTCAGCTCAGAGCAGACATCCTGGCAAGCCGTCTCCCATGTCCATCCGATATTTTGGCAGTTTTGGGATCATACACAGTCCAGGCAGAATTTGGAGATTATAATCCTGAACTACACAGGAAAGAGTTCTTCAGTAATATTCCTCTTGCACCCAATCAGACTCCAGAGCTGGAGGAGGATGTGGCAGAGCTCCATCAAACACTCAA ATCCATGAGTCCTGCTGAAGCAGATCAGGGTTTCCTGCAGAATGTCAAGACGCTCCACATGTACGGAGTACATCTGCATCCTGCTAAG GATGCCAGTGGTGGAGATGTGatgctgggtgtgtgtgctgaggGTCTAGTAGTGTATGAGgatgaagaaaacacacagagtttCAGCTGGCCCACAGTTCTGAATATATCTTACAAACGCAGCAACTTCCAAGCCAGGATTTTTCACTCAGAG GATGCATCTGAAAATACCATCAAATTCACTCTTCCCAGCTACCGTGCATGCAAATGCCTGTGGAAAATTGCTGTGGAGCATCATGGCTTTTTCAG GAATTTGAAGGACCTTGCCAAGGCTCCCCTCCAGTTGGGTTCAAGGAATGAGGAATCTCTAGAGGTCAGCACCACCATCAAGCGAGCAGCTCCACGCTTTGCACGCTCAACCATCAAGAGGAAAG CAAAAGAAAGCTTTCGTGTGGATATGAAGCGCCCAAACAGAACCGAATTTGTCGACTGGTTTCAACTGCTTAGCTCTGATGAAACATGGCCCGCTTATAGCCCAG ATAAGTACCAAGTGACAGCTGGAGAGACACTTGCatataaagaaagagaggaagtgGATGAGCTGGATAATGAGTGGTTTCAGCTGTTGGGTGGGCGCTCCTTTCCCACTCAGCATCCTTACTCATCCTTATCTTCAG ATTCTGACATTTTGGAAAGTGATAAATTCCAGGTTTGGAAACTGCAAGCTGATGACTGGTTTGTTCTCCTCGAACCCCACACATATCAGCCCGGTGTAAGGCACTGGAAGACCCAACTAT TGTCTTTCCAGTCCTCTCAAGCAGAAGAGCAGACAGAAGAGCTGGAATATATAAAAGGAAACTCAGAGAAGAGTATAAATATTGTCTGGAAAAGAAATGAGGATGATGCTGTGACAGAGCAACACGAGGAACTGGAAATGGAAAGAAACTTAAGTCCAGATGTTGTTGGCAAAAATCTAGAGTTGGAGACTAGGGGCAGTGAGCAAATAGTGAAAGTTATGAGGGAAATGATGGAAGGTGAGGTGGATGGAGAAGAATTACAAACAGTAGTAATGTATGAACAGAGAAGGCAGGTGGTGGAATCTTATGCTGGACAACCTCAGGAGGCTTTTGTTGAACAAAGAATTAGAACTGAACATGAACTGATGTTAAAGCCAGGTGAAGTGGTGTCTGAGGAAAATATAGAGGAATTAGAGGAAACATTACAAGAAGTGGAGAGTGTTGAACGAACACTGCAGGACATAGAAAGGCTAAAAGGGAAATTACAGGAAGTAGAATTATTGGAGCAAAAACTACAAGAAGTTCAGCAGGCAGGAAGACAGCTTGGGGAGAACGATGATTGGTACATTTTGCTGGAGAACAAATTGATGGCATCTTCAGCACCTGTGAGACTTCTAGGAGTGGAAACTTCTGAAAAAAAGCTGCAGAAAAAACCTGAACAAGGAGACAGAGGTGACTGGTACCTTATGCTGGATCGCAAACCCTTAGTGGTATCTTCAGCAAATGCAG GTCTTGCCACGGACACAACAGAGCGGAAAGCAGAGCTGAGTCAGTGGACAGAGGAGAAACTCCAGAGAGCAAACATTCTAACATCTGTCCAGATGAAAGACGACTGGTACAATTTACTGGACTTGCTTCCACGACCTACACAGACCACACAACCTGCACTGCCGCCATCAG TAGAGACTGTCCAGTCATCTTGGGTGAATGTGGTAGAGGAGCACAAAAACTTGGATGAAGAGTCCAaatggagagaggagagaacaaTTTATGTGGAAGAAACACACCCAATTTTACCAGTACAAAGAGAagaacagacacagaaacaggtCGATGATGACAGGTTTATCCAGCTGTACGTTCCTCCTAAAGAAGCCG CTGTAGATGTTCACAAAGAGACCAGAGAGGAGGAAGTACAGCTAATCAAACCCCAAGTAAAAACGATAATAAttgaagaggagagaagagaaatgcTAGAAACCGCTCATGAAGTGGTTCACATGAATCCAATCCCATTCGAGAAGAGAGATGTTCCTGCAG GTCTTACCATGGACACAACAGAGCGGAAAGCAGAGATGAGTCAGTGGACAGAGGAGAAACTCCAGGGAGCAAACACTCTAACATCTGTCCAGATGAAAGACGACTGGTACACTTTGCTGGACTTGCTTCCACAACCTACACAGACCACACAACCTGCACTGCCTCAATCAG TAGAGACTGTCCAGTCATCTTGGGTGAATGTGGTAGAGGAGCACAAAAACTTAGATGAAGAGTCCAaatggagagaggagagaacaaTTTATGTGGGAGAAACACAACCAATTTTACCAGTACAAAGAGAagaacagacacagaaacaggtTGATGATGACTGGTTTGTCCAGCTGTACGTTCCTCCTAAAGAAGCCGGTAAACAGACAG CTGTAGATGTTCACAAAGAGACCAGAGAGGAGGAAGTACAGCTAATCAAACCCCAAGTAAAAACGATAATAAttgaagaggagagaagagaaatgcTAGAAACCGCTCATGAAGTGGTTCACATGAATCCAATCCCATTCGAGAAGAGAGATGTTCCTGCAG GTCTTACCATGGACACAACAGAGCGGAAAGCAGAGATGAGTCAGTGGACAGAGGAGAAACTCCAGGGAGCAAACACTCTAACATCTGTCCAGATGAAAGACGACTGGTACATTTTGCTGGACTTGCTTCCACGACCTACACAGACTACAAAACCTGCACTGCTCAATACAACAGAGCAAAAAGCAGAGATTACACAGTGGATAGAGGGGGAACTCCAAAGAGCAAACACTCTACCACCTGTCCAGATGAAAGATGACTGGGACAATTTTCTTGACTTGCCTACACGACCTACACAGACCACACAAACTGAACTGCCTCCATCAGGTACAACTAAAACCACACCAG CTGTAGATGTTCACAAAGAGACCAGAGAGGAGGAAGTACAGCTAATAAAAAAGCAAGTAAAGATGATGAAAtctgaggaggagagaagagaaatgcAAGAAACATCTCATGAGGTGATTCAGATGAAACCAATTCCTTTCGAGAAGAGAGATGTTTCTTCGG GTGCTAccttttatacaacagagcaaAGAGCAGAGATTAGACCGTGGATAGGGGAGGAACTCCAAAGAGCAAACACTCTACCACCTGTCCAGATGAAAGACGACTGGTACATTTTGCTGGACTTCCTTCCACGGCCTACACAGACCACACAACCTGCACTGACTCCATCAGGTACAACTATAACCACACCAG ATGTGGCAAGTCTGATACCACGGCAAACAGTCACGATCAAGGAAAAGGAAGTAACCTTTGTCAAGAAGCCCATGATCATCAATGAGAAGCAAGTGATAGTAGGAAGAGTGGAAAAGAAAATTCCTGCTACAATGCACAAAGATGAAGACAACTGGTTTGTGCTTTTCACACCAGAACAAATTGAGAAGAAGGTCATTGCCACAG CGGGTGTGTCAGACACATGGGTTCTGGAAGAAAAGAGATTAAGGGAGGTGCAGAAGGGGCAACTCCGTAAGGACGTAAAGAGAAGCCATGTGGTGGAGGACAAAAGACTTCATCCATATGTGCCTGGACCAAAAGCAGAAAAGCGTCATCAGGAGGTGATTGATGATTGGTTCCTCTTGCTGGAGCCTGTTTCTAAAATATCAG TGAACATTTACAAGAGAGCTGAGGAGGACCAGCGTAGGAAGGACGAGTTGTTTAAGAAGCAAGCCTTGGCAGAAGACAGAAGAAAAGTGGCAG gatTCATACATCCATCAGTCCCTGTCATCCCACTGACTCCAGCTGATCAGCCAATGACATCAACTCCCACTGCACAATCTGTTCGCATCACAAGACCCACTTATCAAGAGGAGAGTCTAAAGAGACTGGAAATCACACAGGAGATCACACAAGATATAAAGCAAGAATCTAAG GTGGAATCAGAGTCCATCATTAAGAGAAAG aaaagagagaagagaattgAGGGTGAATCCATTTATATCCGTCACAGCATTCTAATGTTAGAG gactCTGATGTGACTCAGGAGATTGTGTTGAATCATCATGCCAGTGTCAGTGAGTTAAAGCGCATCTTTATGGAGGACATGCCTGTGTTTGGTCCCACTGAGTGGGACAGGCGTCTCTCTACATACACTCCTGTCATTTACCCCAAATTATCCATCGGCGAGCTGTTTAATGGCATAGACATA ATGGGAGCAGAAGGATTATCAGCCATGTGA
- the epb41b gene encoding protein 4.1b isoform X12: protein MTALRCRVILLDGAVIERDLEKKAVGQVLFNEVCEYLNLLERDYFGLAAWDSSNNKVWLEFSKPVHKQIISHDTTFTFSVKLYPPDPSLLAEDITRYLLCLQLRADILASRLPCPSDILAVLGSYTVQAEFGDYNPELHRKEFFSNIPLAPNQTPELEEDVAELHQTLKSMSPAEADQGFLQNVKTLHMYGVHLHPAKDASGGDVMLGVCAEGLVVYEDEENTQSFSWPTVLNISYKRSNFQARIFHSEDASENTIKFTLPSYRACKCLWKIAVEHHGFFRNLKDLAKAPLQLGSRNEESLEVSTTIKRAAPRFARSTIKRKAKESFRVDMKRPNRTEFVDWFQLLSSDETWPAYSPDKYQVTAGETLAYKEREEVDELDNEWFQLLGGRSFPTQHPYSSLSSDSDILESDKFQVWKLQADDWFVLLEPHTYQPGVRHWKTQLLSFQSSQAEEQTEELEYIKGNSEKSINIVWKRNEDDAVTEQHEELEMERNLSPDVVGKNLELETRGSEQIVKVMREMMEGEVDGEELQTVVMYEQRRQVVESYAGQPQEAFVEQRIRTEHELMLKPGEVVSEENIEELEETLQEVESVERTLQDIERLKGKLQEVELLEQKLQEVQQAGRQLGENDDWYILLENKLMASSAPVRLLGVETSEKKLQKKPEQGDRGDWYLMLDRKPLVVSSANAGLATDTTERKAELSQWTEEKLQRANILTSVQMKDDWYNLLDLLPRPTQTTQPALPPSVETVQSSWVNVVEEHKNLDEESKWREERTIYVEETHPILPVQREEQTQKQVDDDRFIQLYVPPKEAGKQTAVDVHKETREEEVQLIKPQVKTIIIEEERREMLETAHEVVHMNPIPFEKRDVPAGLTMDTTERKAEMSQWTEEKLQGANTLTSVQMKDDWYTLLDLLPQPTQTTQPALPQSVETVQSSWVNVVEEHKNLDEESKWREERTIYVGETQPILPVQREEQTQKQVDDDWFVQLYVPPKEAGKQTAVDVHKETREEEVQLIKPQVKTIIIEEERREMLETAHEVVHMNPIPFEKRDVPAGLTMDTTERKAEMSQWTEEKLQGANTLTSVQMKDDWYILLDLLPRPTQTTKPALLNTTEQKAEITQWIEGELQRANTLPPVQMKDDWDNFLDLPTRPTQTTQTELPPSGTTKTTPAVDVHKETREEEVQLIKKQVKMMKSEEERREMQETSHEVIQMKPIPFEKRDVSSGATFYTTEQRAEIRPWIGEELQRANTLPPVQMKDDWYILLDFLPRPTQTTQPALTPSAGVSDTWVLEEKRLREVQKGQLRKDVKRSHVVEDKRLHPYVPGPKAEKRHQEVIDDWFLLLEPVSKISVNIYKRAEEDQRRKDELFKKQALAEDRRKVAGFIHPSVPVIPLTPADQPMTSTPTAQSVRITRPTYQEESLKRLEITQEITQDIKQESKVESESIIKRKKREKRIEGESIYIRHSILMLEDSDVTQEIVLNHHASVSELKRIFMEDMPVFGPTEWDRRLSTYTPVIYPKLSIGELFNGIDIMGAEGLSAM from the exons ATGACAGCGCTTCGTTGCCGAGTTATACTTTTGGACGGCGCTGTCATTGAGCGCGACTTAGAG AAAAAAGCAGTTGGTCAGGTTCTGTTTAATGAAGTCTGTGAGTATCTCAATCTTCTAGAGAGGGACTATTTTGGCCTGGCAGCATGGGATTCATCTAACAATAAG GTGTGGTTGGAATTTTCCAAACCGGTTCACAAGCAGATCATAA GTCATGatactacatttacattcagtGTCAAGCTCTACCCACCTGACCCTTCTTTACTGGCTGAGGACATAACGAG ATACTTACTGTGCCTTCAGCTCAGAGCAGACATCCTGGCAAGCCGTCTCCCATGTCCATCCGATATTTTGGCAGTTTTGGGATCATACACAGTCCAGGCAGAATTTGGAGATTATAATCCTGAACTACACAGGAAAGAGTTCTTCAGTAATATTCCTCTTGCACCCAATCAGACTCCAGAGCTGGAGGAGGATGTGGCAGAGCTCCATCAAACACTCAA ATCCATGAGTCCTGCTGAAGCAGATCAGGGTTTCCTGCAGAATGTCAAGACGCTCCACATGTACGGAGTACATCTGCATCCTGCTAAG GATGCCAGTGGTGGAGATGTGatgctgggtgtgtgtgctgaggGTCTAGTAGTGTATGAGgatgaagaaaacacacagagtttCAGCTGGCCCACAGTTCTGAATATATCTTACAAACGCAGCAACTTCCAAGCCAGGATTTTTCACTCAGAG GATGCATCTGAAAATACCATCAAATTCACTCTTCCCAGCTACCGTGCATGCAAATGCCTGTGGAAAATTGCTGTGGAGCATCATGGCTTTTTCAG GAATTTGAAGGACCTTGCCAAGGCTCCCCTCCAGTTGGGTTCAAGGAATGAGGAATCTCTAGAGGTCAGCACCACCATCAAGCGAGCAGCTCCACGCTTTGCACGCTCAACCATCAAGAGGAAAG CAAAAGAAAGCTTTCGTGTGGATATGAAGCGCCCAAACAGAACCGAATTTGTCGACTGGTTTCAACTGCTTAGCTCTGATGAAACATGGCCCGCTTATAGCCCAG ATAAGTACCAAGTGACAGCTGGAGAGACACTTGCatataaagaaagagaggaagtgGATGAGCTGGATAATGAGTGGTTTCAGCTGTTGGGTGGGCGCTCCTTTCCCACTCAGCATCCTTACTCATCCTTATCTTCAG ATTCTGACATTTTGGAAAGTGATAAATTCCAGGTTTGGAAACTGCAAGCTGATGACTGGTTTGTTCTCCTCGAACCCCACACATATCAGCCCGGTGTAAGGCACTGGAAGACCCAACTAT TGTCTTTCCAGTCCTCTCAAGCAGAAGAGCAGACAGAAGAGCTGGAATATATAAAAGGAAACTCAGAGAAGAGTATAAATATTGTCTGGAAAAGAAATGAGGATGATGCTGTGACAGAGCAACACGAGGAACTGGAAATGGAAAGAAACTTAAGTCCAGATGTTGTTGGCAAAAATCTAGAGTTGGAGACTAGGGGCAGTGAGCAAATAGTGAAAGTTATGAGGGAAATGATGGAAGGTGAGGTGGATGGAGAAGAATTACAAACAGTAGTAATGTATGAACAGAGAAGGCAGGTGGTGGAATCTTATGCTGGACAACCTCAGGAGGCTTTTGTTGAACAAAGAATTAGAACTGAACATGAACTGATGTTAAAGCCAGGTGAAGTGGTGTCTGAGGAAAATATAGAGGAATTAGAGGAAACATTACAAGAAGTGGAGAGTGTTGAACGAACACTGCAGGACATAGAAAGGCTAAAAGGGAAATTACAGGAAGTAGAATTATTGGAGCAAAAACTACAAGAAGTTCAGCAGGCAGGAAGACAGCTTGGGGAGAACGATGATTGGTACATTTTGCTGGAGAACAAATTGATGGCATCTTCAGCACCTGTGAGACTTCTAGGAGTGGAAACTTCTGAAAAAAAGCTGCAGAAAAAACCTGAACAAGGAGACAGAGGTGACTGGTACCTTATGCTGGATCGCAAACCCTTAGTGGTATCTTCAGCAAATGCAG GTCTTGCCACGGACACAACAGAGCGGAAAGCAGAGCTGAGTCAGTGGACAGAGGAGAAACTCCAGAGAGCAAACATTCTAACATCTGTCCAGATGAAAGACGACTGGTACAATTTACTGGACTTGCTTCCACGACCTACACAGACCACACAACCTGCACTGCCGCCATCAG TAGAGACTGTCCAGTCATCTTGGGTGAATGTGGTAGAGGAGCACAAAAACTTGGATGAAGAGTCCAaatggagagaggagagaacaaTTTATGTGGAAGAAACACACCCAATTTTACCAGTACAAAGAGAagaacagacacagaaacaggtCGATGATGACAGGTTTATCCAGCTGTACGTTCCTCCTAAAGAAGCCGGTAAACAGACAG CTGTAGATGTTCACAAAGAGACCAGAGAGGAGGAAGTACAGCTAATCAAACCCCAAGTAAAAACGATAATAAttgaagaggagagaagagaaatgcTAGAAACCGCTCATGAAGTGGTTCACATGAATCCAATCCCATTCGAGAAGAGAGATGTTCCTGCAG GTCTTACCATGGACACAACAGAGCGGAAAGCAGAGATGAGTCAGTGGACAGAGGAGAAACTCCAGGGAGCAAACACTCTAACATCTGTCCAGATGAAAGACGACTGGTACACTTTGCTGGACTTGCTTCCACAACCTACACAGACCACACAACCTGCACTGCCTCAATCAG TAGAGACTGTCCAGTCATCTTGGGTGAATGTGGTAGAGGAGCACAAAAACTTAGATGAAGAGTCCAaatggagagaggagagaacaaTTTATGTGGGAGAAACACAACCAATTTTACCAGTACAAAGAGAagaacagacacagaaacaggtTGATGATGACTGGTTTGTCCAGCTGTACGTTCCTCCTAAAGAAGCCGGTAAACAGACAG CTGTAGATGTTCACAAAGAGACCAGAGAGGAGGAAGTACAGCTAATCAAACCCCAAGTAAAAACGATAATAAttgaagaggagagaagagaaatgcTAGAAACCGCTCATGAAGTGGTTCACATGAATCCAATCCCATTCGAGAAGAGAGATGTTCCTGCAG GTCTTACCATGGACACAACAGAGCGGAAAGCAGAGATGAGTCAGTGGACAGAGGAGAAACTCCAGGGAGCAAACACTCTAACATCTGTCCAGATGAAAGACGACTGGTACATTTTGCTGGACTTGCTTCCACGACCTACACAGACTACAAAACCTGCACTGCTCAATACAACAGAGCAAAAAGCAGAGATTACACAGTGGATAGAGGGGGAACTCCAAAGAGCAAACACTCTACCACCTGTCCAGATGAAAGATGACTGGGACAATTTTCTTGACTTGCCTACACGACCTACACAGACCACACAAACTGAACTGCCTCCATCAGGTACAACTAAAACCACACCAG CTGTAGATGTTCACAAAGAGACCAGAGAGGAGGAAGTACAGCTAATAAAAAAGCAAGTAAAGATGATGAAAtctgaggaggagagaagagaaatgcAAGAAACATCTCATGAGGTGATTCAGATGAAACCAATTCCTTTCGAGAAGAGAGATGTTTCTTCGG GTGCTAccttttatacaacagagcaaAGAGCAGAGATTAGACCGTGGATAGGGGAGGAACTCCAAAGAGCAAACACTCTACCACCTGTCCAGATGAAAGACGACTGGTACATTTTGCTGGACTTCCTTCCACGGCCTACACAGACCACACAACCTGCACTGACTCCATCAG CGGGTGTGTCAGACACATGGGTTCTGGAAGAAAAGAGATTAAGGGAGGTGCAGAAGGGGCAACTCCGTAAGGACGTAAAGAGAAGCCATGTGGTGGAGGACAAAAGACTTCATCCATATGTGCCTGGACCAAAAGCAGAAAAGCGTCATCAGGAGGTGATTGATGATTGGTTCCTCTTGCTGGAGCCTGTTTCTAAAATATCAG TGAACATTTACAAGAGAGCTGAGGAGGACCAGCGTAGGAAGGACGAGTTGTTTAAGAAGCAAGCCTTGGCAGAAGACAGAAGAAAAGTGGCAG gatTCATACATCCATCAGTCCCTGTCATCCCACTGACTCCAGCTGATCAGCCAATGACATCAACTCCCACTGCACAATCTGTTCGCATCACAAGACCCACTTATCAAGAGGAGAGTCTAAAGAGACTGGAAATCACACAGGAGATCACACAAGATATAAAGCAAGAATCTAAG GTGGAATCAGAGTCCATCATTAAGAGAAAG aaaagagagaagagaattgAGGGTGAATCCATTTATATCCGTCACAGCATTCTAATGTTAGAG gactCTGATGTGACTCAGGAGATTGTGTTGAATCATCATGCCAGTGTCAGTGAGTTAAAGCGCATCTTTATGGAGGACATGCCTGTGTTTGGTCCCACTGAGTGGGACAGGCGTCTCTCTACATACACTCCTGTCATTTACCCCAAATTATCCATCGGCGAGCTGTTTAATGGCATAGACATA ATGGGAGCAGAAGGATTATCAGCCATGTGA